One window of the Micropterus dolomieu isolate WLL.071019.BEF.003 ecotype Adirondacks linkage group LG08, ASM2129224v1, whole genome shotgun sequence genome contains the following:
- the LOC123975166 gene encoding histone H2B 1/2-like isoform X2, with translation MPDPVKAPKKGSKKAVSKSVSKTGKKKRKTRKESYAIYVYKVLKQVHPDTGISSKAMLIMNSFVSDIFERIAGESSRLAHYNKRSTITSREIQTAVRLLLPGELAKHAVSEGTKAVTKYTSSK, from the exons ATGCCTGATCCGGTTAAGGCTCCGAAGAAGGGCTCAAAGAAAGCCGTCTCTAAGAGCGTCTCCAAGACCggcaagaagaagaggaagaccaGGAAGGAGAGCTACGCCATCTACGTGTACAAGGTCCTGAAGCAG GTCCACCCCGACACCGGCATCTCGTCCAAGGCCATGCTGATCATGAACTCGTTCGTGAGCGACATCTTTGAGCGCATCGCCGGCGAGTCCTCCCGTCTGGCTCACTACAACAAGCGCTCCACCATCACCTCCAGGGAGATCCAGACCGCCGTCCGCCTGCTGCTGCCCGGTGAGCTGGCCAAGCACGCCGTGTCTGAAGGCACCAAGGCCGTGACCAAGTACACCAGCTCCAAGTAA
- the LOC123975166 gene encoding histone H2B 1/2-like isoform X1: MPDPVKAPKKGSKKAVSKSVSKTGKKKKRKTRKESYAIYVYKVLKQVHPDTGISSKAMLIMNSFVSDIFERIAGESSRLAHYNKRSTITSREIQTAVRLLLPGELAKHAVSEGTKAVTKYTSSK; encoded by the coding sequence ATGCCTGATCCGGTTAAGGCTCCGAAGAAGGGCTCAAAGAAAGCCGTCTCTAAGAGCGTCTCCAAGACcggcaagaagaagaagaggaagaccaGGAAGGAGAGCTACGCCATCTACGTGTACAAGGTCCTGAAGCAGGTCCACCCCGACACCGGCATCTCGTCCAAGGCCATGCTGATCATGAACTCGTTCGTGAGCGACATCTTTGAGCGCATCGCCGGCGAGTCCTCCCGTCTGGCTCACTACAACAAGCGCTCCACCATCACCTCCAGGGAGATCCAGACCGCCGTCCGCCTGCTGCTGCCCGGTGAGCTGGCCAAGCACGCCGTGTCTGAAGGCACCAAGGCCGTGACCAAGTACACCAGCTCCAAGTAA